The Podospora pseudopauciseta strain CBS 411.78 chromosome 2 map unlocalized CBS411.78m_2, whole genome shotgun sequence genome has a window encoding:
- a CDS encoding uncharacterized protein (COG:S; EggNog:ENOG503Q41A) — MESASKELTISKTLLTSALFRPDPVSCPRNDIESMLALLNSTIAECSPTNVQRCKQWALNNLIPSPNRISNFCKYLVALSKSIGQDKDVTAQSASNRVSSARRRRLHILYILNDLLYHVKYRNRDDGFAQKLEPALPALFKSAAAFNNCPKHIRKLRDLVSLWEENQYFPQGHIHELRTAVETPVEEDAAKDAEQTVASDASAAKLAKSAPFIMPAMHGDPSVPWYDLPAGTWLPHLQKNSTKSINPSVIKPLELVKGPAEPNLVEAVKSLLLDIDKIYSNEADFGETPRDIGQMGEVVEIDEITGDIIGGDTYYGWSRQFCNNMKARKRNGGRQNERDDSRGRRRTRSSRSYSRSPSRSRSRSGRHGGHSVSSRSSDRPAFKRQRVSESPPSGRSRSRRRRRDASRSRSRSRSESRNRSRSHTDQSRSRSRSRSHSSRGARSRRHRSRSCSRSRSRSRSRSRSRSLSRSRTHSGRSRSPIGSFPKSPSYFPPPSRDRISQPGHQAYPSQPPPPLQTQPVYVPPTGNFPGGYLPPNYLGAGLPMPLPPPPNYTGPWPPAPPPPGGIPQGFFSGIPPPPPPPPPGMGMGFQGGWAGRGGHGVPPPLSPPTGPQEGYQGGWQQGRGGNNGGYNGRGGGRGGGNRGGYGQKMW, encoded by the exons ATGGAGTCGGCGTCCAAAGAGTTGACCATCTCAAAGACGCTGCTCACCTCGGCTCTCTTTCGCCCTGATCCAGTCTCCTGTCCGCGCAATGACATCGAGTCTATGCTCGCGCTCCTCAACTCGACCATTGCCGAGTGCTCGCCCACCAATGTCCAG AGATGCAAACAATGGGCTCTGAACAATCTGATTCCTTCGCCGAACCGGATCTCCAACTTTTGCAAATACTTGGTCGCCCTTTCCAAGTCGATTGGCCAGGACAAAGATGTCACCGCACAATCAGCAAGTAATCGCGTGTCCTCGGCAAGGCGACGCCGGCTACACATACTCTATATTCTCAACGACTTGCTCTATCACGTCAAGTATCGAAACCGCGATGACGGCTTTGCCCAGAAGCTAGAGCCCGCATTGCCTGCTTTGTTCAAGAGCGCTGCCGCCTTCAACAATTGCCCCAAACACATTCGAAAACTACGAGACCTGGTCAGCCTGTGGGAAGAGAACCAGTACTTTCCCCAGGGACACATTCACGAGCTCCGAACAGCAGTGGAAACGCCAGTCGAGGAGGACGCAGCTAAGGACGCCGAGCAGACTGTCGCCTCAGACGCTTCTGCGGCTAAGCTGGCAAAATCAGCCCCATTCATCATGCCAGCAATGCATGGAGACCCTTCGGTGCCGTGGTACGACCTTCCTGCAGGCACTTGGCTTCCACATCTCCAAAAGAACTCGACCAAGTCGATAAACCCGTCGGTAATCAAGCCGCTGGAGTTGGTCAAGGGACCAGCGGAACCGAACCTAGTGGAAGCAGTCAAGAGCCTCCTTCTCGATATCGACAAGATCTACTCTAATGAAGCGGACTTTGGCGAGACGCCACGAGACATTGGTCAGATGGGAGAGGTGGTCGAGATTGACGAAATCACGGGCGATATCATTGGAGGTGACACCTACTATGGTTGGTCTCGGCAGTTTTGCAATAACATGAAGGCGCGGAAGCGGAACGGTGGACGACAGAACGAGCGGGATGATAGTAGAGGTAGAAGACGGACGCGATCATCGCGTTCGTACAGCCGGTCACCCAGTCGATCTCGCAGTCGTAGTGGACGCCACGGCGGCCACAGTGTGTCGAGCAGGAGCTCAGATCGGCCTGCTTTCAAACGCCAGCGAGTCTCGGAATCACCACCCAGCGGTAGAAGTCGGTCTAGACGTCGACGCAGAGATgcgagcaggagcaggagcaggagcaggagcgaGAGCAGAAACAGATCTAGATCCCACACTGATCAATCACGGTCACgatcaagatcaagatcaCACTCCAGCCGGGGCGCTCGTTCAAGAAGACATCGCAGCCGGAGTTGCTCCCGATCCCGGTCCAGATCAAGGTCTCGTTCTCGTTCTCGATCCCTCTCCAGATCCCGTACCCACAGCGGCCGAAGCAGAAGCCCAATAGGAAGCTTCCCCAAAAGCCCAAGCTActtcccaccaccgtccAGAGATCGGATATCACAACCTGGCCATCAAGCTTATCCAAGtcaaccaccgccgccactgCAAACCCAGCCGGTTTATGTACCGCCCACTGGCAACTTTCCCGGCGGATATCTTCCGCCGAACTACCTAGGGGCAGGATTACCGATGCCGCTCCCGCCACCGCCGAATTACACCGGGCCTTGGCCTCCTGCGCCTCCGCCACCGGGTGGTATACCTCAGGGGTTTTTCTCTGGGAttccgccgcctcctcctcctcctcctccgggaatggggatgggatttcaggggggttgggctgggagggggggtcaTGGAGTGCCGCCTCCTCTTTCGCCGCCGACGGGGCCGCAGGAGGGGTATCAGGGTGGGTGGCAGCAGGGACGTGGGGGAAATAATGGGGGGTATAATGgtaggggtggtgggaggggaggtggtaaTAGGGGGGGCTATGGACAGAAGATGTGGTGA
- the TFC1 gene encoding tau 95 subunit of transcription factor TFIIIC (EggNog:ENOG503NXDR; BUSCO:EOG09263GSR; COG:K), with protein sequence MDPETQKDEEQAPIYTIPSRRLGALEHPMIIKNLDKGIKTLGQNNAFQAILDSASPQISVPLYLRPDNPTARPLTSHNALTHNVVLKVTVPKRTGRKRKRGTDDPWEGEVLPPSDSSEVLSRDRLDHPAIIRRKLQDNPTTYTVTPVGIINNTHRYRGLADFQYSLSHSKFMNKFVSNVLPGDINKLKNFSLAPGIETGKDIDLIPPPYFTPMSLPFSYGYNQNPHTKELASGGSKLVPDGVDDNSDEDDEYARVVNVTARGPAAGYFIAQDEYPVPTAPKKQPDMTDPQIAAIINEMRVAMEERPIWTRRSMWNRLGAKFAELPKNGGLVRHCLQFAGYQFKGGPWRDALVKYGLDPRSDPKYRVYQTLIFKLHKTRIGSVGRSWQAVRRNEISVTNFGRYWRELGVGNGAPRMGGRVDEALLRTHVFDGESFSTDGKVWQVIDITDPLLKSLFEGAEVRQVCDNEVSGFYHRVLWSVAKAIMKTKMLAVRFNRELRDEDFSAALEAVRGPENGGDGGGGRSIGISLPDLNLSPEECEQLRGHKMRPGVKQGTKRDRWAEKKKKTHYRVRIPLKDVEEKEARKMIWLLTRHEKKLEDEGGVIEPALAAVGVEVVGGKESSASTADKEVQKVAEKPDGVMPSIEGAGEEEEDDDEGGVLQDILDDMEEDEEGSSTSDSEEEENEGEEEEESLDSEEDLEEDEEEDEEEEDEEFDSQQVDQNRGMAIPTSKKTVTFEDGLGVVQEEFDYDEMEEEGDYDEEEEGYGDGEEFGGYNEDEEGYYDDDDGYPEEEYYDEGGVDRADEPQH encoded by the exons ATGGATCCAGAAACCCAGAAAGATGAAGAGCAGGCGCCCATATACACCATTCCTTCAAGGCGACTCGGTGCTCTTGAGCACCCAATGATCATCAAAAATCTCGACAAAGGCATCAAGACCTTAGGTCAGAACAATGCTTTCCAAGCC ATTCTCGACTCGGCCAGTCCCCAAATCTCTGTGCCTCTCTACCTCAGACCAGATAATCCCACCGCCCGCCCTCTCACCTCCCACAACGCCCTCACCCACAATGTCGTCCTCAAAGTCACAGTCCCCAAGCGAACAGGTCGCAAGCGCAAAAGAGGAACCGACGATCCCTGGGAAGGTGAAGTCCTCCCTCCATCCGACTCGTCAGAGGTCCTCTCCCGCGATCGACTGGACCACCCAGCCATCATCCGCCGCAAACTCCAAGATAATCCCACGACCTACACCGTCACCCCAGTCGGCAtaatcaacaacacccaccgCTATCGCGGCCTCGCCGACTTTCAGTACTCCCTCTCTCACTCTAAGTTCATGAACAAGTTCGTCTCCAACGTCTTGCCGGGTGACATCAACAAACTCAAGAACTTCTCTTTGGCTCCCGGGATTGAAACAGGCAAAGACATCGATTTGATCCCACCCCCTTATTTCACCCCAATGTCGCTGCCTTTTAGTTATGGGTacaaccaaaacccccacACAAAGGAACTTGCCTCTGGTGGCTCAAAACTTGTCCCAGACGGGGTGGACGATAACtctgacgaggacgatgaatACGCCCGTGTGGTCAACGTCACAGCCCGCGGCCCAGCAGCGGGTTACTTCATCGCCCAGGATGAATACCCTGTGCCCACGGCACCCAAAAAACAACCCGACATGACGGACCCCCAAATCGCCGCGATTATCAATGAAATGCGTGTTGCCATGGAGGAGAGACCAATCTGGACACGCAGGTCGATGTGGAATCGGCTTGGTGCCAAGTTCGCGGAACTACCCAAGAATGGCGGGCTGGTGAGGCATTGTCTGCAGTTTGCGGGGTATCAGTTCAAGGGGGGCCCGTGGAGGGATGCGCTGGTGAAGTACGGCTTGGATCCGAGATCTGACCCCAAGTATAGGGTATATCAGACTTTGATATTCAAGTTGCACAAGACGAGAATTGGGAGTGTGGGACGGAGCTGGCaggcggtgaggaggaatgAGATTTCGGTGACGAATTTTGGGAGGTACtggagggagttgggggtgggCAATGGGGCTCCGAGGATGGGTgggagggtggatgaggcGTTGTTGAGGACGCATGTGTTTGACGGGGAGAGTTTCAGCACGGATGGGAAGGTGTGGCAGGTGATTGATATTACTGATCCGCTGCTGAAGAGCTTGTTTGAGGGGGCCGAGGTGAGGCAGGTTTGTGATAATGAGGTTAGTGGCTTCTATCACCGGGTTTTGTGGTCGGTGGCGAAGGCGATTATGAAGACGAAGATGTTGGCGGTGAGGTTCAACCGGGAGTTAAGGGATGAGGACTTTTcggcggcgttggaggcGGTTAGGGGCCCTGAAAACGGCggcgatgggggtgggggtaGGAGTATTGGGATCAGTTTGCCGGATCTGAACCTGAGCCCGGAGGAGTGTGAGCAGTTGAGGGGGCACAAGATGAGGCCGGGGGTGAAGCAGGGGACGAAGAGGGATCGGtgggcggagaagaagaagaagacgcatTATCGGGTGAGGATCCCGTTgaaggatgtggaggagaaggaggcgaggaagatgattTGGTTGTTGACTAGGCATGAGAAGAAGTTGGAGGACGAAGGGGGGGTTATTGAACCCGCTTTGGCTGCGGTTGGGGTCGAGGTTGTGGGGGGTAAGGAGAGTTCTGCTTCCACGGCTGACAAGGAAGTACAGAAAGTTGCCGAGAAACCAGACGGTGTTATGCCGAGCATCGAGGGCGctggcgaagaggaagaagatgatgatgaaggcggTGTACTCCAAgacatcctcgacgacatggaagaagacgaggaaggcAGTAGCACCAGTGAcagtgaagaggaagaaaacgaaggcgaagaagaagaagagagtcTTGACTCGGAGGAAGActtggaagaggatgaagaggaagacgaggaagaagaggacgaggaatTCGACAGCCAACAGGTGGATCAGAACCGCGGTATGGCTATACCCACCAGCAAAAAGACTGTCACTTTTGAAGACGGGCTTGGTGTGGTACAAGAGGAATTTGACTatgatgagatggaggaagagggtgattacgatgaagaggaggagggctaCGGGGATGGCGAAGAGTTCGGGGGTTAtaatgaggatgaggaagggtactatgatgatgacgatgggtATCCAGAGGAGGAGTACTATGATGAGGGCGGGGTGGATCGTGCTGATGAACCGCAGCACTGA
- the RTS1 gene encoding serine/threonine-protein phosphatase 2A 56 kDa regulatory subunit delta isoform (EggNog:ENOG503NTWN; COG:T; BUSCO:EOG09261T98), protein MKRFSQRVLSRGRDRDSSKSSKKNKDSKDGTASPNSKDANQSPNLTPSSSTSTLNKPLPPNSAVHDDHGNATLNAQVGAGQNAGGPDRFGSLGGQTTGPNGGSTPVRHGTLPPTVIISPSAPHVPPPGAAETMPHDLAPPKAGQKSLMFDRLHQTPKDVLEGPKTPRRQHSSRFDISAHRELEKLPGFHEVPPGRREDLFMKKIDQCNVIFDFNDASADMKSKEIKRLALHELLDYVANNRQVITEPMYPVVVGMFAKNLFRPIPPPMNPQGEAFDPEEDEPVLEVAWPHIQVVYEFFLRFIESQDFNTNIAKAYIDHSFVLQLLELFDSEDPRERDFLKTTLHRIYGKFLNLRSFIRRSINNVFFQFTYETERFNGIAELLEILGSIINGFALPLKEEHKLFLTRVLIPLHKVKSLSMYHPQLAYCIVQFLEKDASLTEEVVLGLLRYWPKVNSTKEVMFLNEVEDIFEVMDPAEFAKVQEPLFHQLAKSVASPHFQVAERALYFWNNEYFCNLVSDNVEIILPIMFAPLYENSKGHWNRTIHGMVYNAMKLFMEINPQLFDDCSHEYTEQQNSASAREALRERKWAAIAEQANRRKSLNGTSSAAGGPPTRTAVAQMPALNEVDATEDNQMRLDSLNLQDGDRRDRRPTHERQNSAGSGRGQR, encoded by the exons ATGAAGCGTTTCAGCCAGAGAGTC CTCTCACGAGGTCGGGACAGGGACTCAAGCAAGTCCTCCAAGAAGAATAAGGATTCGAAGGACGGAACGGCTTCGCCGAACTCCAAGGACGCCAACCAGTCGCCAAATCTGACCCCGTCCAGTTCTACATCGACTTTGAACAAGCCTCTGCCGCCCAACAGCGCTGTTCATGATGATCATGGAAATGCCACCCTGAACGCTCAGGTTGGCGCCGGACAGAACGCCGGTGGCCCGGATCGTTTTGGTAGCCTGGGAGGTCAGACAACGGGGCCAAATGGAGGCAGCACACCCGTTAGACACGGCACTCTCCCGCCTaccgtcatcatcagcccAAGTGCTCCG CACGTCCCCCCGCCTGGTGCCGCCGAAACCATGCCCCACGACCTCGCCCCTCCGAAAGCCGGCCAAAAGTCCCTGATGTTTGACCGACTGCATCAAACCCCCAAGGATGTCCTCGAGGGCCCCAAGACGCCGAGACGGCAACATTCGTCACGATTTGACATCTCTGCTCATCGcgagctcgagaagctcccCGGCTTTCACGAGGTTCCCCCTGGACGCCGCGAGGATCTGTTCATGAAGAAGATTGATCAATGCAACGTCATCTTCGATTTCAACGATGCTAGTGCCGATATGAAGTCCAAGGAGATCAAGAGGCTGGCGCTTCATGAGCTTTTGGACTATGTGGCCAACAACCGTCAGGTTATCACAGAACCCATGTATCCAGTCGTGGTTGGCATGTTTGCCAAAAACCTGTTCCGCCCCATCCCGCCTCCCATGAACCCTCAGGGCGAGGCCTTCGATCCCGAAGAGGACGAGCCTGTGTTGGAGGTTGCCTGGCCGCATATTCAGGTCGTGTACGAGTTCTTTCTGCGGTTCATTGAGAGCCAGGATTTCAACACAAACATCGCCAAGGCATACATTGATCACAGCTTTGTGCTCCAACTTCTCGAGTTGTTTGATTCTGAGGACCCTAGGGAGCGCGACTTTTTGAAGACCACCCTCCACCGTATCTACGGCAAATTCCTCAACCTCCGATCCTTTATTCGCCGCTCGATCAACAATGTGTTTTTCCAATTCACCTACGAGACGGAGCGCTTTAACGGCATCGCGGAGTTGTTGGAGATTCTCGGTTCCATCATCAACGGCTTTGCTCTGCCCCTGAAGGAGGAGCACAAGCTGTTCCTTACCAGGGTGCTGATTCCCCTCCACAAAGTCAAGAGCCTGAGCATGTACCACCCTCAACTTGCGTACTGCATTGTTCAGTTCCTCGAGAAGGATGCTTCCCTGACAGAAGAGGTGGTTCTCGGTTTGTTGCGTTACTGGCCCAAAGTCAATAGTACCAAAGAGGTTATGTTCCTCAATGAGGTTGAAGACATTTTCGAGGTCATGGACCCAGCCGAATTCGCCAAGGTTCAGGAGCCTCTCTTCCACCAGCTCGCCAAATCGGTTGCCAGTCCCCACTTCCAGGTCGCTGAAAGGGCTCTTTACTTCTGGAACAACGAGTACTTCTGCAACTTGGTCAGCGACAACGTTGAGATCATTCTCCCTATCATGTTTGCCCCTCTGTATGAGAACTCCAAGGGCCATTGGAATAG GACGATCCATGGCATGGTGTACAATGCTATGAAGCTGTTTATGGAGATCAACCCCCAGCTGTTTGACGACTGCTCGCATGAATACACAGAGCAGCAGAACAGCGCATCCGCGAGGGAAGCTCTTCGCGAGAGAAAGTGGGCTGCCATCGCAGAGCAAGCCAACCGGCGGAAATCTCTCAATGGAACGAGCTCGGCTGCTGGGGGCCCACCAACCCGGACCGCCGTAGCCCAAATGCCCGCTTTGAACGAAGTGGACGCAACCGAGGACAACCAGATGAGGCTGGATTCACTCAACCTCCAGGATGGTGACCGGAGAGACCGTCGGCCCACGCACGAGAGACAGAACTCGGCGGGCTCTGGCAGGGGGCAGCGGTGA